Proteins from a single region of Stigmatella erecta:
- the miaB gene encoding tRNA (N6-isopentenyl adenosine(37)-C2)-methylthiotransferase MiaB has translation MKRYFIHTFGCQMNVNDSLRMSEALAQIAYTPTPTPDNADLIILNTCSIREKAEDKMLSALGRYRPVKVSRGALIGVGGCVAQQEKDKLLKKVPYVDFVFGPDNIGKLPEIISRVTQDRERVVETAFVDSEEYVFPRADAETSRGKVTEFVTVMKGCDNVCSFCVVPHTRGREVSRAFPDVLTEVADLARVGVREVTLIGQNVNSYRGGISFAQLLLRTAEVPGIERVRFTTSHPHDLSDELIDAFRTQPKIAPHFHLPVQCGSDRILKMMRRDYTVEQYLERLAKLRAARPGIAVTTDIIVGFPGETEEDFEMTMKLTEQVRYESQFSFIYSPRPKTGAALREKDWGPVPHEVKIARLERLQKVQRKICGDIAASQVGLEVEVLVEGHSKYDAGKRFGRTPENRTVNFDGDAPAGAFVRVLVEKATPNHLMGKQVALLMSPTVIPPATETLSPGIVPPVRLPLVEA, from the coding sequence ATGAAGCGATACTTCATCCATACCTTCGGCTGTCAGATGAACGTCAACGACTCGCTTCGAATGAGCGAGGCGCTGGCGCAGATCGCCTACACGCCGACGCCGACGCCGGACAACGCGGACCTCATCATCCTCAACACCTGCTCCATCCGGGAGAAGGCCGAGGACAAGATGCTCTCGGCGCTGGGCCGCTACCGGCCGGTGAAGGTCAGCCGCGGGGCGCTCATTGGCGTGGGCGGCTGCGTGGCCCAGCAGGAGAAGGACAAGCTGCTGAAGAAAGTGCCCTACGTGGACTTCGTCTTCGGGCCGGACAACATCGGCAAGCTGCCGGAGATCATCTCCCGCGTGACGCAGGACCGCGAGCGGGTGGTGGAGACGGCCTTCGTGGACTCCGAGGAGTACGTCTTCCCGCGCGCCGACGCGGAGACCTCGCGCGGCAAGGTGACCGAGTTCGTCACGGTGATGAAGGGCTGCGACAACGTCTGCTCCTTCTGCGTGGTGCCGCACACGCGCGGCCGCGAGGTCAGCCGGGCCTTCCCGGACGTGCTCACCGAGGTGGCGGACCTGGCGCGCGTGGGCGTGCGCGAGGTGACGCTCATCGGGCAGAACGTCAACTCGTACCGGGGCGGCATCAGCTTCGCCCAGCTGCTCCTGCGCACCGCGGAGGTGCCCGGCATCGAGCGCGTGCGCTTCACCACCAGCCACCCGCATGACCTGTCCGACGAGCTGATCGACGCGTTCCGCACCCAGCCCAAGATTGCCCCGCACTTCCACCTGCCGGTGCAGTGCGGCTCGGACCGCATCCTGAAGATGATGCGCCGGGACTACACGGTGGAGCAGTACCTGGAGCGGCTGGCGAAGCTGCGCGCCGCGCGGCCTGGCATCGCCGTCACCACCGACATCATCGTGGGCTTCCCCGGGGAGACCGAGGAGGACTTCGAGATGACGATGAAGCTCACCGAGCAGGTGCGCTACGAGAGCCAGTTCTCCTTCATCTACAGCCCCCGGCCCAAGACGGGCGCCGCCCTGCGCGAGAAGGACTGGGGCCCCGTGCCGCACGAGGTGAAGATCGCCCGGCTGGAGCGGCTCCAGAAGGTGCAGCGGAAGATCTGCGGCGACATCGCCGCCAGCCAGGTGGGGCTCGAGGTGGAGGTGCTGGTGGAGGGCCACTCCAAGTACGACGCCGGCAAGCGCTTCGGGCGCACCCCGGAGAACCGCACGGTGAACTTCGACGGAGATGCCCCCGCGGGCGCCTTCGTGAGGGTGCTCGTGGAGAAGGCCACCCCCAACCACCTGATGGGCAAGCAGGTGGCCCTGCTGATGTCACCCACGGTGATACCTCCTGCCACCGAGACCTTGTCCCCTGGAATCGTGCCGCCCGTCCGCCTTCCCCTCGTCGAGGCGTAG
- a CDS encoding Crp/Fnr family transcriptional regulator has translation MALVVPETVLKACPIFKGFTDTGIAIFASIAVPRAFPKGSQLFTEGKMGESLLIVGEGTVRLSAKSPTGEEISLGDVGAGEPLGELTLVQKGERLCSATAMTDVAALEIRHADFQKLLIQKPQACVKLLMGIVAFFGQKARDNRDMLRTLVGKAPAA, from the coding sequence ATGGCCCTTGTGGTGCCCGAGACCGTGCTGAAGGCGTGCCCCATCTTCAAGGGGTTCACCGATACTGGCATCGCGATCTTCGCCAGCATCGCCGTTCCGCGCGCCTTCCCGAAGGGCTCCCAGCTCTTCACGGAAGGGAAGATGGGGGAGTCGCTCCTCATCGTGGGCGAGGGCACCGTCCGCCTCAGCGCCAAGAGCCCCACCGGCGAGGAGATCTCCCTGGGGGATGTGGGCGCCGGTGAGCCCCTGGGGGAGCTGACGCTCGTGCAGAAGGGCGAGCGGCTGTGCAGCGCCACCGCCATGACGGATGTCGCCGCGCTGGAGATCCGCCACGCGGACTTCCAGAAGCTCCTCATCCAGAAGCCCCAGGCGTGCGTGAAGCTGCTCATGGGCATCGTCGCCTTCTTCGGCCAGAAGGCCCGCGACAACCGGGACATGCTCCGCACGCTCGTGGGAAAGGCGCCTGCGGCCTGA
- a CDS encoding DedA family protein, whose amino-acid sequence MQELLTNLLGNTQGFLAYAAVFGILVACGLGVPLPEDISLIFGGFLAHKGAASLPVMMAVGFAGILVGDSLIFYAGRRLGTNVGKTQKNGFFARLITPEKRAKVEGLFGIHGQKIVMIARFMPGVRAVTYFTAGSVGMPYWRFIFWDGLAALLSAPVFVWLGFHFGSELDFLISKFKEGQYMVMAALAVGGVGFFLWRRRKAKAALAATVQAVQQAPAARVPVEGAVASAPRATPFLDAAEKQAAALSRAPELQK is encoded by the coding sequence GTGCAAGAGCTCCTCACCAATCTGCTGGGCAACACTCAGGGTTTCCTCGCCTACGCGGCCGTGTTCGGCATCCTCGTGGCCTGCGGGCTGGGGGTACCGCTGCCGGAGGACATCTCCCTGATTTTTGGTGGGTTCCTGGCCCACAAGGGCGCCGCGAGCCTCCCGGTGATGATGGCCGTGGGCTTTGCCGGCATCCTCGTGGGCGACAGCCTCATCTTCTACGCGGGGCGCCGGCTGGGCACCAACGTGGGGAAGACGCAGAAAAACGGCTTCTTCGCCCGCCTCATCACCCCCGAGAAACGGGCCAAGGTGGAGGGGCTGTTCGGCATCCACGGGCAGAAGATCGTCATGATCGCCCGCTTCATGCCGGGCGTGCGCGCGGTGACGTACTTCACCGCGGGCTCGGTGGGCATGCCCTACTGGCGCTTCATCTTCTGGGACGGGCTGGCGGCGCTCCTGTCCGCGCCGGTCTTCGTGTGGCTGGGCTTCCACTTCGGCAGCGAGCTGGACTTCCTCATCAGCAAGTTCAAGGAAGGCCAGTACATGGTGATGGCCGCCCTGGCGGTGGGCGGCGTGGGCTTCTTCCTCTGGCGGCGGCGCAAGGCGAAGGCCGCGTTAGCCGCCACGGTCCAGGCCGTCCAGCAGGCGCCCGCGGCGCGCGTCCCGGTGGAGGGCGCCGTGGCCTCCGCCCCCCGCGCCACCCCGTTCCTGGATGCCGCCGAGAAGCAGGCCGCGGCCCTGTCGCGGGCCCCCGAGCTGCAGAAGTAG
- a CDS encoding TIGR02266 family protein, giving the protein MVKLPFATAEEFAAKYSANVTWGGIYLRSKTVKDPGTLITLDLRLTSGARIIYASAVVHFATGRKGTGVPGMGLRFLTLDPETKRFLEGALAGRPDASSRLPPLPPGVGAPEYAPPSSPPPPKAPPAPQKVAPGPVELVAPPFEPPTTEPLREGPIIGIDLGTTNSCSAYVRQGKPEVLRSREGHNTVPSLLALNVRGKLVVGHPAKGQLLTHPKQTVYGTKRLVGRAFDSPIVQHIQDRLAYEIAPGEGGEAAVKLGNRVYSLQQISALILREVREIAQNQVGQPVSRAVITVPAYYNDNQRQAVREAGRLAGLYVERILNEPTAAAIAYGHGRKLRQRILVYDLGGGTFDASVLELHGNVYEVISTGGDTFLGGIDFDNAIVGYLLEEFQKKTGKVFQGDRVSMQRLHDAAERAKCALSERLDSRIHVPFVTMIDDTAYDLDVTLTRHTLIALTESLVDRTLEVCEEVLRAKGLTVRDIEEVVLVGGQSRFPRIHEKISTFFGRAPSKGVHPDEAVALGAALLASSLEQQQGVVLIDVLPMAIGVGLPGGRFKPVLDRNAELPALKSYLLSTSHDGQSEIEMTIFQGDSDRVVQNEYLGTLKLSGLPALPKGQLQVAITFEVNEESLLKVTAKETVTGQRVTSTFSTRDTPEAVKARLALEDTFRDEAPAPPALPRREGVVGWLQGLFARR; this is encoded by the coding sequence GTGGTCAAACTGCCTTTCGCCACCGCGGAAGAGTTCGCCGCCAAGTACAGCGCCAACGTCACCTGGGGCGGCATCTACCTGCGCTCCAAGACGGTCAAAGACCCGGGCACCCTGATTACCCTGGATCTGCGCCTCACCTCGGGCGCCCGCATCATCTATGCGTCCGCGGTGGTGCACTTCGCCACGGGGCGCAAGGGCACGGGCGTGCCCGGCATGGGGCTGCGCTTCCTGACGTTGGATCCGGAGACGAAGCGCTTCCTGGAGGGCGCGCTCGCGGGCCGCCCGGATGCCTCCTCCCGGCTGCCGCCGCTGCCGCCCGGGGTGGGGGCCCCGGAGTACGCGCCCCCCTCGTCCCCTCCTCCGCCCAAGGCGCCCCCCGCCCCCCAGAAGGTGGCCCCGGGCCCCGTGGAGCTGGTGGCCCCGCCGTTCGAGCCGCCCACCACGGAGCCCCTGCGCGAGGGGCCCATCATCGGCATCGATCTGGGCACCACCAACTCGTGCTCCGCCTACGTGCGCCAGGGCAAGCCGGAGGTGCTCCGCAGCCGGGAGGGCCACAACACCGTGCCCTCCCTCTTGGCCCTGAACGTGCGCGGCAAGCTGGTGGTGGGCCACCCCGCCAAGGGCCAGCTGCTCACCCACCCGAAGCAGACGGTGTACGGGACGAAGCGGCTCGTGGGCCGGGCGTTCGACTCGCCCATCGTCCAGCACATCCAGGACCGGCTCGCCTACGAGATCGCCCCGGGCGAGGGCGGCGAGGCGGCGGTGAAGCTGGGCAACCGCGTCTACTCGCTGCAGCAGATCTCCGCGCTCATCCTCCGGGAGGTCCGCGAGATCGCCCAGAACCAGGTGGGCCAGCCCGTCTCGCGGGCCGTCATCACCGTGCCCGCCTACTACAACGACAACCAGCGCCAGGCGGTGCGGGAGGCGGGCCGTCTCGCGGGGCTGTATGTGGAGCGCATCCTCAACGAGCCCACCGCGGCGGCGATCGCCTACGGGCATGGGCGCAAGCTGCGCCAGCGCATCCTCGTCTATGACTTGGGCGGCGGCACCTTCGATGCGTCCGTGCTGGAGCTGCACGGCAACGTCTATGAGGTGATCTCCACCGGCGGCGACACCTTCCTGGGGGGCATCGACTTCGACAACGCCATCGTCGGGTACCTGCTGGAGGAGTTCCAGAAGAAGACGGGCAAGGTGTTCCAGGGGGACCGGGTGTCCATGCAGCGGCTGCACGACGCGGCCGAGCGGGCCAAGTGCGCACTCTCGGAGCGCCTGGACAGCCGCATCCACGTGCCGTTCGTGACGATGATCGACGACACGGCGTACGACTTGGACGTCACGCTGACCCGGCACACGCTCATCGCGCTGACGGAGTCGCTGGTGGACCGCACCCTGGAGGTCTGCGAGGAGGTGCTCCGGGCCAAGGGGCTCACCGTGCGGGACATCGAGGAGGTGGTGCTGGTGGGCGGCCAGAGCCGCTTCCCCCGCATCCACGAGAAGATCTCCACCTTCTTCGGCAGGGCGCCCAGCAAGGGCGTCCACCCGGACGAGGCGGTGGCCCTGGGCGCGGCGCTGCTCGCGAGCAGCCTCGAACAGCAGCAGGGCGTGGTGCTCATCGACGTGCTGCCCATGGCCATCGGCGTGGGGCTGCCGGGGGGGCGTTTCAAGCCGGTGCTGGACCGCAACGCGGAGCTGCCCGCGCTCAAGAGCTACCTGCTGAGCACCAGCCACGACGGCCAGTCCGAGATTGAGATGACCATCTTCCAGGGGGACTCGGACCGGGTGGTGCAGAACGAGTACCTGGGCACGCTGAAGCTCAGCGGCCTGCCCGCGCTGCCCAAAGGCCAGCTCCAGGTGGCCATCACCTTCGAGGTGAACGAGGAGTCGCTGCTGAAGGTGACGGCCAAGGAGACCGTGACGGGCCAGCGCGTCACCAGCACCTTCTCCACGCGGGACACGCCCGAGGCAGTCAAGGCGCGCCTGGCGCTGGAGGACACCTTCCGGGACGAGGCCCCGGCCCCCCCTGCCCTGCCCCGGAGGGAGGGCGTGGTGGGGTGGCTCCAGGGGCTCTTCGCGCGCCGGTGA